CATTTATCCAAATTTAACCCTCCATTAACCTATTCTTCTTTCTACATATTATAGCTTACTTTAACCCTGCTTTTTAGAAAAGCTTTCCAACCGGATAGTTCTCTACAGTTAGTTTGAACATTCTTTAAACTGTTTCCTCTGAAGCATCTATCCTAGCAAGCTTCCAGTTTACTTCCAAGTCTTTCAGCGGAACATAACTCAGGCTGCTAGCCCTATGCCTGTTACAAGCTTAGGTGGTAAGTCTAGGCATATGCTATAGGCTCTACCGCTATCAATAGCTATTCCTAAATCTTTTTTACTAATTTGGCTGTAGAGAAAAGATTTTGGGTTTTCGCCGATTTTCACGGTTCCAATTTTATTCAACGTTTATCGATGAGAGATTTAGCATTCTGTTTTAGAGCATCATGAGTCATTTGGAAGGTAAGGATTAAAGCGCGCGCATAAATATACCCCGTTGTTATAATTGTAACATGAGGTTGTTTGAAATGGTAAAAGAAGTAGTTAAACTATCTGAAAACGTTTACTGGGTTGGTTCAAGAGACTGGAACCGCAGGCTTTTTGACGCATTAATTCCGCTTCCTAAAGGCACGTCCTACAACGCTTACCTAGTAATAGGTGGAAAAGAAAACGCGTTAATAGATACTGTAAATCCAGGCTTTGAAGGAGAACTGGAAGAGAAAATCCGCGTTATACTAAGCCCGGAAGCCATTAACTACGTGGTTATGAACCACGCTGAACCGGATCATGCAGGCGCCATCCCCCACTTGATGAAAATCGCCCCTAAAGCCAAGCTAATCACTAGTAGCAGAGGCGCAAAAATGGCTAAAACATTTTACGCTGTTCCTCAAGATAGAATAAAGGTAGTTAGCGACAACGAAACCTTAGACTTAGGTGGAAAAACACTCCGCTTCATTGAGGCGCCCATGCTTCACTGGCCAGAAACTATATTTACTTACCTGCAAGAAGATAAAATTCTCTTCCCATGTGACTTCTTCGGTGCTCATCTAGCTGGAGGGCTTTACGACTATGAAGTTGAAGATCTGCTTGTCCACGCCCAAAGATATTGGGGTGAAATAATGATGCCTTTCAAGGCAATGGCTCAAAAAGCCCTGGAAAAATTGTATGGACTGGAGATTAAAATGATAGCGCCAAGCCATGGGCCTATTTACCGAAACCCTGAGCGCATCCTAAACGCTTATCGTAGATGGGCTAAGGGAGAGACTAGGAAGAAAGCGACAATAGCCTATGTGACCATGTGGAGTAGTACAGAAAAAATGGTTAAGCAGATGGCTGAAATACTGGCGGCGGAAGGTGTCGAAGTAGCGTTCCACAATTTAGCCGTAACCGATATAGGCGATTTAGTTAAAGACCTTGTGGATTCAAGAGCTATTGTCCTGGGTGCTCCAACAGTTTTAGGCGGAGCCCATCCATTAGCTGTTTACGCAGTGTACCTCGTAAGAGCTTTGCGGCCACCAATAAAATTTGCAGCTATATTAAGCTCTTACGGTTGGGGTGGAGGCGCAATAAAACAGGTTCGAGAAGTTCTGGAACAGCTTAAAGTTGAAGCTGTTGGCTCAGTGGACGTTAATGGGCCTCCAACCGAAGAGAGTATTAGGCAAATAGGAGAAATTGGCATGTTGCTTGCAAAAAAGATTAAGGAAGAAGCTTAACCATAGGTGGAATAGCTGAAGGGAAAAGGGCTTCTAAAAGAGGTTATCAAACGACTAGTGTTTAAAAGAATGCACGTGAAAAGATATCGCGCGCCTAAGCCACTACGAACACCCTTAACACCAACCAAAAAGCGTTCTCCATACCGTCCAGCAGTAGAATATTCTATTAGTATCTCTCAACGGATTAAGAAGATTATGAAGAAAGTGAAGAAATAACGGAGGAGATGTTTAGGTATATTGTAGCGGTTTTACTCTATTTTCTTGTAGCATAACCACCAATCGAGGCACTTTATCTCTCCAGCTTTTTCTTGTTCTCTTCTTTTCTGGATCATGTCTACGGTGCTTGCTGGCGGGATAATAACGTTGTCACCTATTATTTCATTGTTAGGCCAGTTAGCTGGTATTGCGTAGCCTTTATCAGCTATTTGAAGCGCCTTCACCATTCGGAGTATCTCGTCCATGTTTCTACCGAGCTCCATCGGGTAATAGAGTATTGCCCTGACAATACCTTTAGGGTCAACTATGAATACAGCTCTTACGGTCTGTGTTCCTGCAGCCTGCTTATGACGCATACCTAATCTAGCGGAGATTTCACCGGTATTATCCGCTATAATCGGGAACTTTATTTCTACGCCAAGTTTTTCTTTAATCCATTCTTCCCATTTAAGATGAGCGAAAACTTGGTCTATGCTTAACCCTATTAGCTCGCATTGTAGCCTCCGAAATTCTTCGTACCTCTTCTGGAATGCAACGAATTCTGTAGTACATACCGGCGTAAAGTCAGCTGGATGGCTGAATAGAATAAACCATTTACCGCTATAATCATCTGGAAGCTTAACCACGCCCTTGGTGGTTCTAACCTCCATTTGAGGGAATCTGTCACCTATCAACGGCATCTTATACTCCTCCATAAAAACCGCCAAACTACTTTTACAATAAAACTATATAAAAATTTGCCTACGAAATTCGTCCCTAAAAAGCAATTGCAAATTTATTTTTCAGCACCGTTATCACCACTTCTTAATGAAAATCGATGGACGTTGAAGTTGAGAGGTTAGAGAAACCATTAATTTTTCTGCTGTCTCCTTTTTATCAATAGATTTTCGATTATCCTAAGGATTTGCTCATGCCTCTTTTCGTCTTCAACTATCCATTCAAGAACCGCTTTAAAAGGCTTTAAATCTATTTTCCTTTCCTCCGCCATCAATTCAATCGATTTTACATGCAATACTGTTAGATATTCCTCGGCAGCAAAGCTTTCAAGCGTCATTAGACCATTTATCAACGAAACAAGTTCTTCATGGCTTATTTCACGCTTGCCCAGGAGTTTTTCAGCGTCAACTATAAGGTTTTTCCAAGTTTCACCCCAAACTTGTTTACACTCTTCGAAATGATCCTTAATATCGCCGGACGAACATTCACCTATAACCTTAAAACATTCAGCATGTTTAAAAGAGTCGCGAGCAATAAAACTTAGAAGGCAGCTGATAAGCTTATCGTCCACTAACTTAGCGATGTGTTCGTAAGCCTTTGCGATTTTCTCCTCGAGAAGGCCCGAGCAATATAGAAACTTTTCTAATCCCCTTTCTAACGTTGACCTAACCATAAGGGTCCCCGACGAGCTCGAAGGATATTACTGCAAACGTAAGGCATCTGTTAACTGAAAAATAAAGATTGTGACCCTAAATTTCAGCAACCTTTAACGATAAGCTTAACAGAGTTAAAGGGAAAAATAAATTAGGTTGAGGAATATCATGCCGTATGGTTCTGAAGACTATATGCTAAACGAGGAAGTCAAAAGGGCGTTATTAGCCGCGCAAAGGAATGAGATCACTGAGCATTTTATCTATGAAAAGCTAGCCCAGATGGTAAAACAGCCAAATAATAAGGAGGTTTTAAGACGTATTTCAAATGAAGAGTTGAAACATTACGAGTTTTGGAGGAAATACACGGACAAAGATGTAAAGCCGGATAAACTCAGGGTTTTGAAGTATTTTTTGATTTCAAGGCTTTTTGGGATAACTTTTGGAATGAAACTCATGGAAAGGGGTGAAGAGAAAGCTAAGGTAACCTATGAAAAAATATCCGGGTTTATGCCCGACGCTATAAACGTCGTGAAAGAGGAGGATGAACATGAAAGACAGCTTATGAATCTAATCGATGAGGAAAGGTTGAGGTATGTCGGTTCTATGATGTTAGGCCTAAATGATGCACTCGTTGAACTAACGGGAGCCCTTGCAGGATTTACCCTTGCTCTATCAAACACTCGTATAATAGCGTTAACAGGTCTTATTACTGGAGTCGCAGCTTCATTGTCGATGGCGACGTCAGGATATTTATCAACGAAATCTGAAGGAAGCGATAAAAATCCGCTTAAAGCAGCGGCGTATACAGGAATTGCCCACATCCTCACAGTTCTACTTCTAATATCTCCGTATTTACTTCTTTCAGACGCTTATACTTGTCTAATCTTA
This genomic stretch from Candidatus Nezhaarchaeales archaeon harbors:
- a CDS encoding FprA family A-type flavoprotein; the encoded protein is MVKEVVKLSENVYWVGSRDWNRRLFDALIPLPKGTSYNAYLVIGGKENALIDTVNPGFEGELEEKIRVILSPEAINYVVMNHAEPDHAGAIPHLMKIAPKAKLITSSRGAKMAKTFYAVPQDRIKVVSDNETLDLGGKTLRFIEAPMLHWPETIFTYLQEDKILFPCDFFGAHLAGGLYDYEVEDLLVHAQRYWGEIMMPFKAMAQKALEKLYGLEIKMIAPSHGPIYRNPERILNAYRRWAKGETRKKATIAYVTMWSSTEKMVKQMAEILAAEGVEVAFHNLAVTDIGDLVKDLVDSRAIVLGAPTVLGGAHPLAVYAVYLVRALRPPIKFAAILSSYGWGGGAIKQVREVLEQLKVEAVGSVDVNGPPTEESIRQIGEIGMLLAKKIKEEA
- a CDS encoding peroxiredoxin, which produces MAVFMEEYKMPLIGDRFPQMEVRTTKGVVKLPDDYSGKWFILFSHPADFTPVCTTEFVAFQKRYEEFRRLQCELIGLSIDQVFAHLKWEEWIKEKLGVEIKFPIIADNTGEISARLGMRHKQAAGTQTVRAVFIVDPKGIVRAILYYPMELGRNMDEILRMVKALQIADKGYAIPANWPNNEIIGDNVIIPPASTVDMIQKRREQEKAGEIKCLDWWLCYKKIE
- a CDS encoding VIT1/CCC1 transporter family protein encodes the protein MRNIMPYGSEDYMLNEEVKRALLAAQRNEITEHFIYEKLAQMVKQPNNKEVLRRISNEELKHYEFWRKYTDKDVKPDKLRVLKYFLISRLFGITFGMKLMERGEEKAKVTYEKISGFMPDAINVVKEEDEHERQLMNLIDEERLRYVGSMMLGLNDALVELTGALAGFTLALSNTRIIALTGLITGVAASLSMATSGYLSTKSEGSDKNPLKAAAYTGIAHILTVLLLISPYLLLSDAYTCLILTIMAALTIIFLFTFYISVTKDSPFKRRFAETAVISLGIAGLTFIVGFFIKEIFTL